One Nicotiana tabacum cultivar K326 chromosome 23, ASM71507v2, whole genome shotgun sequence genomic window, GGAGGAAAAAGAAAACGGAGTGGCATAAGAAAGGGAATACTAGAAAAGAACATAACCATGAGGATCTGGCCATCCATAATAGAAAAATAGTCAATGCAGAGATATAAAAACAAATATGCATGCAGAGAAACCTGAtatcaatttaagcaaatagtaGAAAAGCAGTCATAGAAACCAAGACAGATAGCGGAAAATAGGGAAGGCATGTGGAATAGTCTGTGTCTAGAACAACACTAACTTCCCATGGGCGGTTTCGCCTGAAAGCATTACAGCATCAGCGCCTTCACGTACTGCAATGGAAATGTCTGAGACTTCTGCCCTTGTTGGGGTTGGGTGATCAATCATGCTTTCGAGCATGTTCGTCGCTACTATTACAGCTTTTTGCATGCTCCGACACCTTCTAATAATGTCTTCCTGTAGATACATGCAATAGCAATTTTAGTTCTCACTAAGTTCCTAAAGTAAGATACGAGGGCCCATTACCTAAATCTCAATCTAGCTTCAAAGGGTAGCTTTCTTTCTGGTCTGACGGCCTCTTCTTCGTCTAATCATTATACTTGCAGCAAGAAAGGGGCTTTGGAAAGATAGTAAAGGTTTGGAGAGGTAGGAATATCTCCAATAGAAAAGATCATTGACTGTGGCTATAAGGAATGCAGTTCAGTGGTCTGTAAATCCTGTTTCAGTAATTCTACCACTTAAAATTGATtttaacaaagaaaaataaaattgattatgTTAAGAAATAGAAACAATGACTTCCTAAACTTGCAAACATTTTTCTGTTGGTTTCTTCCAATTACATCAGAAATAGAATAATCATTCCCTTGCGACCAAAATTGACGATAAGTCACTAACCTTTGACAAGAGTATGATAACACCACACAACACCCAAGTTAGGAAAAGAGGCATAAAAGGTATTTGGAAAGTAAACTGTGGTCTGACtgaaagaatgaaaaaagagtcttgttgaACAATTGTTCTGCTATATTTGCGATGGGGTTTGGTTGCTGCAGACGCATCCCGGTGGGGTTGTTAACAGGCTGTATAAAACATGACAGGGTTGTTTCGATGGGCATTACAGCTGTATCGGAGAAAAAGGTAGACAAAAGTGATGCGCAGAAATAGTTCAAACGTAACTGGAAACTCCACAACTCAGTTAGTCAACTAACATGAATATATTTCATAAGCGGCAGTGCAGTGTTTCTCCACTTGAATTACTAGGAGTTTTGATCGCAAACCTATGCAATTGTGCAACATATTAAAACAGTCTAGTTCAGTTGCCAGGGGAATATATCTTTTGAACATGCTGGTTAACCTGCCATGGGAATATAGTAACACAAAAATTGTGAAATTCAACATTAATACTAAACAAATATATTCACCCATTACCCGCATCTCTTCTATAGATTAGTTTTATCACATAAATTTGGCAACCCAAATTAACCAAGATGGTGTGGTTAGTGATGAAAATTGGAACGTATAAGCTTTTTCTAGCAAGAGATGGTATTCTAAAGATCCCACCCTCTCCGTTCTTAATAACAGAGGTAGTAAGCTATTAAAAGGATCATGAAAGAAGCTCTATGCATCAGCATTGAAATTACCTGAAGCAATGGGACTTCCTCAATTGGAAGCTCAGCCCCAAGATCACCACGGGCCACCATTGCCTATCAACAGTTGCATAACATAAGAAAAATATCCAAGAAGATGTTAAAGTAATTGCTATTATCAGTTAAAAGATCAAATTTCTGTAATAGGAGTACTTTGGCTTAGACGGGCAGCTTGATATTGCTAAATTAAACAACTGCTTCACCAGTAGAATTGTCAATAAGCTTTGAGACACCACCCATTAGTACGAAGAGCGTTCTGGGGAAGCAACAAGAACTACACAAGAAGATTGACCATCCCTTCTTCATAAGACTACAACTATATTTTTACAGCTTTCCTACGTCTCCTATTAATAATTTCTACTGCAgccaaaaacttccaaaacacgcgTATTACAAGAAAGCAAATCAGAAGTCAAGTGTTGCTATTAAAAAGTCCTACAAAGTTTCCAGGAAAGATTCCTGATAGGCATCCATCGAAAACCTTACAGCCAAGATATTGCCTAGATGTATAAAATACTATGGAGAAGGATTGATGACAATCTAAGGCTTCTCGCAGCCTTCAACAGCCAAACTAGTTAAAATAAGGAATGCCGAAGCTTTTGAAAGCTAGTACTGTCACTtgtttcttctccttttcttctgCTTCCTTCCATCCAAATGAAGCTCAACAGTTCCACATGAACCTTTCATATACTGTTCATCATAGCATGAAGCAATCCTTTTCTCATTGTACATGGTTTACTGTTCTGATGGGATGTGGATGTCTAAGGAAGAAAAAGATTAAAACGCTCAGAATTTTTAGTGCGCAAGTCTGTCGAATGTTTAACTTCACTTTTTTTCGGGTTTACATAATTCTAGCAAGTTGATTATCATAGAGTGACTACTGATGCACCCTATTGTATGTGTTCTTTGCTCCTCACATTTCTGTAAAAGGGCTCACCATATCTTGAGAATTCATTTTAATTTTCACCAACATCTTCACTGCATCATCCTTTACTCGATAAATAAAAGCAAGACACCATTGATACTGCTATTTTTTTCTTTACGGAGCCTTACCCTACACACacgcatacacacacacacacactaacaTAGCAAAAATAGCATGAGTGATTACTGAAGTAAATTAATTAGACAACATTTTCAAAAGATTGAACTAACCCCATCAGAAGCGGAAATGATCGAGTGGAGATTTGGAATAGAGTCTGCACTTTCAATCTTTACAATAACATGAATATCTACATTACAGCCTGCAGAATAGCTCTTCCAACTTAAACAAACAGACATTAACCATGAAAAGCTATGACAAGGTTGCATCCCTATAAACATAATAGGCAGAAGATCTTAtcccaaacaaaaaaaaaacataatggGTAGCAGACACTTTACTTTTCAGGTAATCTTTCAATTCATGGACCACCTTAGCATCCTTCACAAAAGAAACGGCGTAGAAGTCGACTTGATTGTCCACACCAAACTTAATATCATCCCAGTCTTTCTCTGTATAAGTTACAAAAAAAATCAAGCTAACACGTGATCTTAGAAGAACAACTGAGTAAGCAAAATATTGTAGGGAGGTAGGGGTCCAGAAATTGAATAACCTGTTATTGAAGGCAGGGTGGCACTTTTTCCTCTTACATTTAGATGCCGTCTCGATTTCAGTTCTCCTCCATCAATAACTTCACATTTCACTATATCGCTGGCTTTCGATTTCACAGCTAATGACATCATCCCACCTGGATGAAGCAGAGCacgtatttgatattttatgGGTCTAAAAGTTTTTTTCCAAGAGACAGAAAAAATTGATAGCAAATCTGGATCCAAAGACTACTCTTCTCATTATTGAATTTACGTTTGAGATGAAAATAATCAGAAAATGATATTTAGTCTTGGAAGAATTATTCACAATTACATAATCAAATTCCAATAGTGTGCTCCAACTAGTTAATAAACTAAGAAACAACTCACTGTAGTAAAATAGTATAAATCATTACTCATTACAGAAAagtaatattttgaatataattagtTGTAGGTTGTTACTCATTAACACTtactataaaataaataagtaccATATCTCATGAACACAAAAATGACAATATTGTTATCAACCATAGAGTAGAAAAGCAAGATTTGAAGAGAAAAATATGGAGAACTGACTAGTGAAGACTAAGAAAAGTTAAGACATGAAAACTTTCATATGAAAGGTTCCATTTGAAACTCTCCTCATGGTGTTCTCAGTCAAAGAATATGAGATATTAAGACTCCATTCAAGTTGCAATGTTCTAAACTTCTGATTCGTGATCAATGAATagagattttgaaaaaaaaaaatagagctaTTGAGGAGACAAGGGCTAACTAAGGAATTTGGGAGGGGGGCCTACAAGGCGAACTGCTCACGGTGAGACAAGTGCCTTCCCCGTTCACCCAAAGGCGTTTTTTAAAGTTTCTCATCCTGAAGCAAGTCCCAGTTTTGCCTTTTTAGAACATTGTTTGTGCTATAGCTTTGTTTTAGCTAAGCAAAATGAATTAAAAGAAATTCAATTACCATCAACGAGTAGTATGTCTCCGGCCTCCACATCATTTATGAAATCATCATAATTTACACTAACGGTGTCTTCTGTGCTGACTCCTCTTTTAATGGTAAAGTTGAATTCTTGACCCTCCTTAAGGAGAATTGGTTTGGGCACATCTCCACTTCTCACCTCAGGTCCCTACAAGATATATCACAGGCAACCAAAGAATATAATGGAAGGAGCTTGTTAGCATAGTGCCTGTTTATACTAGAACTTATATCTCATCTTACAGTAAATAAACAATTTATTTTCAACATCGAATGACAGGTTTCATCTTCATAGTAAAACAAAGGTCAAGCATGAGAAAAAACACATGGTACAACATGGTTATGCACATTGTAAATGGCGACTGATAATTGTTATCCACGATGCAGTAACTTGTTCATAGAACAACAAGAAACATTAGGCATTTTTTACAATTGAAGATGAAAATAACAAGCAACAGAAGATGGATCTCAACAgaagaccccacttgtgggaaactactaggtttgttgttgttgttgttggtctaTAAAAAGTACCCAAAGccataaagcaaaagctcagttCAACGACTCTCATATCagttgaaaataattaaattgccACACCCATTTACAAAATTGTGAATCCCAAAACCAAACGAACAGAACAGCAGCATACAAGTTCCACATGCACCCAAAAGTTTGAAGTCTATTTTCTGGTGATGCTAGTGATAAGTGGTAGCTACAATGACTAGAAATGGACAGGATTGTCCAGTGTCCAATCTGTTCTCTTTGatagaataagaaaaataatattaAGGAACATGTCCGGCAGGCCTCAGCATACACAGAATAGATCACCTGAAAAACAGTTTTACCATCTAATCATCCCAGACTTAGTTTATAAAGGAAAGGAGCCCAAGTTTTTGTTTGATATATGAAAAGGATGTTTTGTCCCTTCACCTTCATTActctaccaccaccaccaccaccatcccccccccccaatacCCTTCTCACAGTGTTCCCAAGGATTAGCAAAATCGAAATGGTGAAATTTTTTGGTCATCTCAATGGGTCAAAAGCCAATGAAGCTACACATATTTTCTTATGATATTGACACTCCAAACAATAGAAAAAGGAAGGTCAATTGAATACCCAAAAAGTGCTGGACACAAGTAGACCACTCCAACCGGCAAAATATTAGACCTATCATATTAATATTCTTTCCTTTTTACAACGGTAGTCACTGGGCCAGCTTCCGAGTACTTGTTATCATCCACCAACACAACTACTGGGTAATTCTGCCCAATAAAGCTGAGCTTataggaagaaatcacctagtgatGTTTGTCTCTACCAAGATTTGAACCTGATCTCCAAGGTTTGCACCCACTTTATTGATCACTAGGTCACATCCTCGGGTGCTTCGACCAATGCTATTACTGTCTCAAACATACATTTTAAACAGAAACTATTAATTGCAGCTATAAAGCTAATAATAAGCATTACCTTAGTGTCCAACATTATTGCTATAACCTTGTCCTCAAATTGAGCATTGTATTCTTTAACAAGGTCAATCGTTCTCTGATGCGATGCGTGGTCTCCATGTGACATATTCAGACGGGCCACGTTCATTCCAGCCTCTGCCAATTTCCATATCATCTCCCGTGAGCTTGTGGAGGGACCAATGGTGCAAACTATCTTGGTTTTTCTTGGAGAGTTCAGATACACACTTTCTTGCCCCAGACTGTAACCACTGGACTGAACCACAGAAGGGACAAAATTATCATAACTTGCTTTTAAGGACAAATAACACATTAGAATGTTCAAAGTATATATTTACTGTTACAGGAAACAAATGGTGCTCATTTTGCTCAAATTAAAAAACATCTATTAAACTTGAAAACATTCGAAAAGGCATGCACAAAGTGTCAGAGGCACTAAGCTCTTCACTAGAAGGAAATGGTTTGAATTTCTTTGCTCTCTTTTCATATGTTCCTCTTTTTGCCCTTCTCTGAGATATCTAGAAAAAAATGCACCATGAGGCAACATGGTTTGCAATTCTTCCAATTAAATTCAGCATCAACAGTTCATATGGGAGTCTAGTGATACTTTAACAAGATTCCGTCAGATTCTCAAGACCTTCAGAAATTATTATTAATGGCTCAATGACGTAATCCTGCTTTTGGAGATACTACTACGACGGAATACATGCAATGAATCACAATGTAAAGCAAACTCATGGAGACCACTCTGCATTTGGAGGATCTTTATATTTGCTTTCAGATAAATCACAAGCATAGGACCAGTTCATGAATGAAAGTCAAGTGTAATAAATAAGCTAACAGAGTACACTAGACTAGCACCAATTGCTAGATAATCTAGAGGAATTCACATCCCTCCATTTACTTAAAAGTTTAGCTAGAGTAAAATTAAGGGGATGCATTTTCTCAAGAATGACTTTCATTCCTGCCAATTAAAATTCACATACTTCCGCATCTATTCTATTGCACTTGGTTTAGAGGGTCAGCCTTGACCAGTGGCGGAGCTATGTATGGTGAAGGGGGTTCAACTGAATCCCCTTCGCTGGTTGTACTGCATATATAggtttaaaaaatagttttatatatATCCCCTTTATATAAAGAAAACTTTTTAGTGTAATGGTTTCTGAATCCGCTTGTTAGAATTTTAGGCTCCACCACTAGCGTTGACGTTGCTTCTTTGGTGAACTGTAGGAAAGAGTAGGAGGCACGGAAACAGCCTCCTGGTTCAAATGCAAGATAAATGCTCCATAAGATATACGCCGCCCTCCCCTGTCCTGCACTAGCCGGGAAGTATTTCATGCAAGGGGGCAACTTTAACAAACGGCAAAGGGGAGAACTATAGTGCTTCACATGTAAAATAGAAAGAATAAGGAATAAACAAAAGTCCAGGTCATTAATCATTCGTCAATAAAGAGCTGAAGAAACTTACAGATGGTACATTGAAATTAACATAATTGGCATAAACATTGTTATTAACGCCATGAATATGCTCAGGTGATTGAACGGCCATGATTTGATTCCAAGTATTCACTCGTTTCCTGTGACGAGAATCGGAGAAGAACAAATCACCGACGTTCTTGGCCGAGGAAAGGCGATCCAATGACGCTGGTTTAGCCGTGGCGTGTAGTCCTGTAGGTAGATTCATTGTCGCCATAGAAGAAGTAACAGAAGAAGTAGAAGATGAAGaatagaagaaagagagagagagagagagagagaaagatatAGAGTTGGTAGCTACGGATAAAACGAGAAGAAAAAACTCTGAGAAAGTGTGTGTATGTGTGAGGAAGAAAGTGAGAAAAACAAAGAGACGTTGAGTTCCGAAGAGAGCGGCTGCCTGCAGAGGCTCAGAGGATTTTGAGACTGTTGGTGAGTAAGACATTTTCTAATTTCTTCTCTTCTGCCCTACTGTCCCACCAAACTCGCGCTTCTCCCACACACCGCACGTTTGCTCAACTCTCCACTAATTTTTCCtttcaaattaagcaaataaaaatCTATATCTATTGTCTATTATggatatctatatctatattattataaaagcacgaataatttatgttaaatattgaacgactaaaatatacTCGAAATATTGATTAACCTTTATGcccttaaatatttatataatttaagaaTCTAATTGTAAATTACTTAATGATGaaattctttttcaatttaaacTATACATATGTTGGCCCTACAAATTTGATCCTACTTGAATTAGAAAGGCACGTCCataattttctctcttttttatttacGTAAGATGCTACATATGCATATAATCAAGTAGCATGGATGGAGTTTTAACCTCTTTTTGTATTTCGtgatttatttcatttttatccttgtaatatttgattgatttggcaaaagttcttaatttttatttattgttggaGATTATCTAGCTATTGAAAAATTTCTGTCTTTGCTTGAAGAACAataattttagttattttttttaatttctctccCTATCTA contains:
- the LOC107783505 gene encoding pyruvate kinase isozyme G, chloroplastic-like; amino-acid sequence: MSYSPTVSKSSEPLQAAALFGTQRLFVFLTFFLTHTHTFSEFFLLVLSVATNSISFSLSLSLSFFYSSSSTSSVTSSMATMNLPTGLHATAKPASLDRLSSAKNVGDLFFSDSRHRKRVNTWNQIMAVQSPEHIHGVNNNVYANYVNFNVPSSSGYSLGQESVYLNSPRKTKIVCTIGPSTSSREMIWKLAEAGMNVARLNMSHGDHASHQRTIDLVKEYNAQFEDKVIAIMLDTKGPEVRSGDVPKPILLKEGQEFNFTIKRGVSTEDTVSVNYDDFINDVEAGDILLVDGGMMSLAVKSKASDIVKCEVIDGGELKSRRHLNVRGKSATLPSITEKDWDDIKFGVDNQVDFYAVSFVKDAKVVHELKDYLKSCNVDIHVIVKIESADSIPNLHSIISASDGAMVARGDLGAELPIEEVPLLQEDIIRRCRSMQKAVIVATNMLESMIDHPTPTRAEVSDISIAVREGADAVMLSGETAHGKYPLKAVKVMHIVALRTESSLQKSTSSPSQSAAYKSHMGEMFAFHSSSMANTLSTPIIVFTRTGSMAIILSHNRPSSTVFAFTNNERVKQRLALYHGVVPIYMKFSSDAEETFSRAIKLLLSKSLVKDGQYVTLVQSGAQPIWRRHSTHHIQVRKVQS